In Halobaculum rubrum, the following are encoded in one genomic region:
- a CDS encoding DUF1028 domain-containing protein produces the protein MTFSIAARDPETDAVGVAVQSKFVSVGAVVPFVSADAGAVATQSFANVAYGPNGLDLLREGHTATDVIEQLTDADDEAPQRQVGVVGLDGEPAAFTGEECFETAGDRQGEHYTVQGNVLENEATIDAMAEAFEVTEGGLPERLIEALHAGNDAGGDSRGEQSAALYVAKPEGGYDGRNDRWVDVRVDDHEHPIDELERVFKLYDVTLLAREEPDDPAQLSGDAALAVSGTLAELELLDAEPTDSFGEAERAALEDFRGMNNFENHSLTVIEDALARGWEEAAADGAEATVVAGGDEDGESRMVDAIWHGLQRYDRL, from the coding sequence CCCGAGACGGACGCGGTCGGGGTCGCGGTCCAGTCGAAGTTCGTCTCGGTCGGCGCCGTCGTTCCGTTCGTCTCCGCGGACGCCGGCGCGGTCGCCACGCAGAGCTTCGCCAACGTCGCGTACGGGCCGAACGGGCTCGATCTCCTCCGGGAGGGCCACACCGCAACCGACGTGATCGAGCAGCTCACCGACGCCGATGACGAGGCCCCACAGCGACAGGTCGGCGTCGTCGGACTCGACGGCGAGCCGGCGGCGTTCACCGGCGAGGAGTGTTTCGAGACCGCGGGCGACCGGCAAGGAGAGCACTACACGGTTCAGGGGAACGTCCTCGAGAACGAGGCGACGATCGACGCGATGGCCGAGGCGTTCGAGGTGACCGAGGGAGGACTCCCGGAGCGACTCATCGAGGCGCTGCACGCCGGCAACGACGCCGGCGGCGACTCCCGCGGCGAGCAGTCGGCCGCCCTGTACGTCGCCAAGCCGGAGGGCGGCTACGACGGGCGCAACGACCGCTGGGTCGACGTTCGCGTCGACGACCACGAGCACCCCATCGACGAACTGGAGCGGGTGTTCAAGCTGTACGACGTGACGTTGCTCGCTCGCGAGGAGCCCGACGACCCCGCCCAGCTGTCCGGCGATGCGGCGCTGGCGGTGTCGGGAACGCTCGCGGAGCTTGAGTTGCTCGATGCCGAGCCGACCGACTCGTTCGGCGAGGCCGAGCGCGCCGCCCTCGAGGACTTCCGCGGTATGAACAACTTCGAGAACCACTCGCTGACGGTCATCGAGGACGCGCTCGCGCGGGGGTGGGAGGAAGCGGCCGCGGACGGCGCCGAGGCCACCGTGGTCGCCGGTGGCGACGAGGACGGCGAATCGCGGATGGTCGACGCGATCTGGCACGGACTCCAGCGCTACGACCGGCTGTAG
- a CDS encoding FAD synthase, translating to MSEETDGSRGDAGSDADSPRIALAQGTFDILHPGHLHYLEDAAARGDELHVIVARRDNVTHKSKPVCPDRQRRDMIDALEVVDEAHLGHPEDFFVPVREIGPDVIVLGFDQHHDEDGVAAALAAEGIDAEVTRATAREPRYEGELLSTGTIIDKLVRERGQRSRSE from the coding sequence ATGAGTGAGGAAACCGACGGGAGCCGTGGCGACGCCGGGAGCGACGCCGACTCCCCGCGAATCGCGCTCGCGCAGGGCACCTTCGACATCCTCCACCCCGGCCACCTCCACTACCTGGAGGACGCGGCCGCCCGCGGCGACGAACTCCACGTCATCGTGGCCCGCCGTGACAACGTTACGCACAAGTCGAAGCCCGTGTGTCCGGACCGGCAGCGCCGGGACATGATCGACGCGCTCGAGGTCGTCGACGAGGCGCACCTCGGGCACCCCGAGGACTTCTTCGTCCCCGTCCGCGAGATCGGACCGGACGTGATCGTCCTCGGGTTCGACCAGCATCACGACGAGGACGGGGTCGCCGCCGCGCTCGCCGCCGAGGGAATCGACGCCGAGGTGACTCGCGCGACCGCCCGCGAGCCGCGCTACGAGGGGGAACTCCTCTCGACGGGGACCATCATCGACAAGCTGGTCCGCGAGCGCGGGCAGCGTTCGCGCTCGGAGTAG
- a CDS encoding Mov34/MPN/PAD-1 family protein, which yields MRLFRSSELLGIAADTLTFALEASRDTHPNEYMGFLRATDARDLGLDRKGQVITDVLVIPGTTSTPESATVREHMKPNSSRAVGSVHSHPNGVLRPSDADLATFHAGEVHVIIGAPYDRDCWQAFDSDGDPRDLDVIDVALPEDEAFFDFDQTDIDAELYDE from the coding sequence ATGCGACTGTTCCGGTCGAGCGAACTGCTCGGCATCGCGGCCGACACCCTCACGTTCGCGTTGGAGGCCTCCCGGGACACCCACCCGAACGAGTACATGGGCTTTCTCCGAGCGACAGACGCGCGCGATCTGGGGCTCGACCGGAAGGGGCAGGTGATAACCGACGTGCTCGTGATCCCCGGAACCACGTCGACGCCGGAGTCGGCGACCGTCCGCGAGCACATGAAGCCCAACTCCTCGCGGGCGGTCGGCTCGGTCCACTCTCACCCGAACGGCGTCCTCCGACCGTCCGACGCGGATCTGGCGACGTTCCACGCCGGCGAGGTGCACGTCATCATCGGGGCGCCCTACGACCGTGACTGCTGGCAAGCGTTCGATTCGGACGGCGACCCTCGTGATCTCGACGTGATCGACGTGGCGCTGCCGGAGGACGAGGCGTTCTTCGACTTCGACCAGACCGACATCGACGCGGAGCTGTACGATGAGTGA
- a CDS encoding DHH family phosphoesterase, which produces MTDSAAGDSGVNGEGDSRPVVYDLDPACTRSDVDVGARYRAEVNGVVDYGVFVDVSEDVSGLLHESNLDGETFAVGDEVVVVLEELKENGDVSFDLADVALADANVLAVEYEPEITTIGDATVGDSVTVEGEITQIKQTGGPTIFHVADESGVLAAAAFEEAGVRAYPAVDIGDVVRVSGSVETHDGSRQLEVDDVAVLTGETAAAARERLEEAMRERAEPEAVEPLVEWEAFEKLRPELEDLARTLRRTVLEGRPIRIRHHADGDGMCAAIPVQLALENYIEAVHEGDDAARHTLKRLPSKAPYYEMEDVTRDLNFALEGRARHGQKLPFLLMLDNGSTEEDVPAYKNLAHYDVPIAVVDHHHPDPEAVNDLLDHHVNPYIHDEDYRITTGMMCVELARLIDPDVTDELRHVPAVAGLSDRSKAEVMDEYVDLAETAGYDRDDIEDIGEALDYAAHWLRYNEGKTLVSDVLDVGSDDDERHRDLVEFLSTRAERDVAEQLDAVEPHVEHERLDSDAHLYRIDLENFAKRFTYPAPGKTTGELHDRKVRATGEPVITIGYGPDFAVLRSDGVRLDIPQMVTELNEEVVGGGVSGGGHLVVGSIKFVEGRREDVIDALVEKMADAELDEELSTTFDLDD; this is translated from the coding sequence ATGACTGATTCCGCCGCCGGTGACTCCGGCGTGAACGGGGAGGGGGATTCCCGACCCGTGGTTTACGATCTCGATCCCGCCTGTACGCGCTCCGACGTGGACGTCGGCGCGCGCTACCGAGCGGAGGTCAACGGTGTCGTCGACTACGGCGTCTTCGTCGACGTCTCCGAGGACGTGTCCGGCCTGCTTCACGAGTCGAACCTCGACGGTGAGACGTTCGCGGTCGGCGACGAGGTGGTCGTCGTGCTCGAGGAACTGAAGGAGAACGGCGACGTCTCGTTCGATCTCGCGGACGTCGCTCTCGCCGACGCGAACGTGCTCGCGGTCGAGTACGAGCCGGAGATCACCACGATCGGCGACGCGACGGTCGGCGACAGCGTGACCGTCGAGGGGGAGATCACCCAGATCAAACAGACGGGCGGTCCGACGATCTTCCACGTCGCCGACGAGTCGGGCGTGCTCGCCGCGGCCGCCTTCGAGGAGGCCGGCGTTCGCGCGTACCCCGCCGTCGACATCGGCGACGTCGTCCGGGTCTCCGGCTCCGTCGAGACCCACGACGGCTCCAGGCAGCTGGAAGTCGACGACGTGGCCGTACTGACCGGCGAAACGGCCGCGGCCGCGCGAGAGCGCCTCGAGGAGGCGATGCGCGAGCGCGCCGAGCCGGAGGCGGTCGAGCCGCTCGTCGAGTGGGAGGCGTTCGAGAAGCTCCGCCCCGAGCTGGAGGACCTCGCGCGCACGCTCCGCCGCACCGTGCTTGAGGGGCGCCCGATCCGGATCCGCCACCACGCGGACGGCGACGGGATGTGCGCGGCTATCCCGGTCCAACTCGCGCTGGAGAACTACATCGAGGCGGTCCACGAGGGCGACGACGCCGCGCGTCACACCCTCAAGCGACTGCCGAGCAAGGCGCCGTACTACGAGATGGAGGACGTCACCCGCGATCTCAACTTCGCGCTCGAGGGGCGCGCCCGCCACGGACAGAAGCTCCCCTTCCTCCTGATGCTCGACAACGGGTCGACCGAGGAGGACGTTCCCGCCTACAAGAACCTCGCCCACTACGACGTGCCAATCGCCGTCGTGGACCACCACCACCCGGACCCCGAGGCGGTGAACGACCTGCTCGACCACCACGTCAACCCGTACATCCACGACGAGGACTACCGCATCACGACGGGGATGATGTGCGTCGAGCTTGCCCGGCTCATCGACCCCGACGTAACCGACGAACTCCGGCACGTCCCCGCGGTCGCAGGACTGTCGGACCGCTCGAAGGCCGAGGTGATGGACGAGTACGTCGACCTGGCGGAAACGGCCGGCTACGACCGCGACGACATCGAGGACATCGGCGAGGCGCTAGACTACGCCGCCCACTGGCTGCGCTACAACGAGGGCAAGACGCTCGTGAGCGACGTGCTCGACGTCGGCAGCGACGACGACGAGCGCCACCGCGACCTCGTCGAGTTCCTCTCGACGCGCGCCGAGCGCGACGTGGCAGAGCAGCTCGACGCCGTCGAGCCTCACGTCGAACACGAGCGACTCGACTCCGACGCGCACCTCTACCGCATCGACCTTGAGAACTTCGCCAAGCGGTTCACCTACCCCGCGCCCGGCAAGACGACCGGCGAGCTCCACGACCGGAAGGTTCGCGCGACCGGCGAGCCCGTCATCACGATCGGCTACGGCCCGGACTTCGCGGTCCTCCGATCGGACGGCGTTCGCCTCGACATCCCGCAGATGGTCACAGAGCTGAACGAGGAGGTCGTCGGCGGCGGCGTCTCCGGTGGCGGCCACCTCGTCGTCGGCTCGATCAAGTTCGTCGAGGGGCGCCGCGAGGACGTGATCGACGCGCTCGTCGAGAAGATGGCCGACGCCGAACTCGACGAGGAGCTGTCGACGACGTTCGACCTCGACGACTGA
- a CDS encoding phospholipase D-like domain-containing protein, translating to MRIPTVVVCVLVLVAATPAAPTAVAAVSEPTAPATVTNAPQTPTTVPDSNTTAGTDTDPTAPRIVGLLPNPVADDDAGEYLRLSLPPGNWSVDDGEDVVAIRQRRAGTVVVTGEPEAPSVPTSGRVVARGLALSNAGERIVLRRGGPNGSVVDAVEYGRAPEGERWGRNEDPRWRPVGLELRDPVALGAVNATAFVLPDAPGEPVAPIQGADERVFLAGYTFASERVAEELIAAHERGATVRVLLDGGPVGGVTTRQAALLDSLVAAGVEVRVIAGPHARFRYHHAKYAVADDAAVVLTENWKPSGTGGGDSRGWGVTVRSPRAADALADLFRADAGWRDAVPWERYRAGRSFERTDAATGSYPSRHPPTEMRVERVRLLTAPGNAESAVVATVDDADTRVDVLQPTVDDGPMLASLRRAAERGVRVRLLLSSAWYLAEENAALVADLNRWADAAGVPLEARVAEPAGRYGKIHAKGVVADDTALVGSLNWNPTSARENREVVVALEGEAVAEYYRGSFAADWRGGRGRSSRLEELPPAVAIVAVGVVAAATLFLRRRLTIEDTDGEPSRDDTDRDGPIG from the coding sequence GTGCGCATCCCTACGGTGGTCGTGTGTGTGCTCGTCCTCGTCGCGGCGACGCCGGCGGCGCCGACAGCGGTCGCGGCGGTCTCGGAACCCACGGCACCGGCGACGGTCACGAACGCTCCGCAGACCCCGACAACAGTCCCCGACTCGAACACCACGGCCGGGACGGATACGGATCCGACAGCACCCCGGATCGTCGGACTCCTCCCGAACCCCGTCGCCGACGACGACGCCGGAGAGTACCTCCGTCTCTCGCTGCCGCCCGGGAACTGGAGCGTCGACGACGGGGAAGACGTCGTCGCGATCCGCCAGCGACGTGCGGGCACGGTCGTCGTGACGGGCGAGCCGGAGGCGCCGTCCGTGCCCACATCGGGACGCGTCGTCGCCCGAGGCCTCGCGCTGTCGAACGCCGGCGAGCGGATCGTGCTCCGGCGGGGCGGGCCGAACGGCTCGGTCGTCGACGCCGTGGAGTACGGGCGAGCCCCCGAGGGCGAGCGGTGGGGTCGCAACGAGGACCCGCGGTGGCGCCCCGTCGGACTTGAACTTCGTGACCCGGTTGCGTTGGGCGCCGTGAACGCGACGGCGTTCGTGCTCCCGGACGCTCCGGGCGAGCCGGTCGCACCCATTCAAGGGGCCGACGAGCGGGTGTTCCTGGCGGGGTACACCTTCGCGTCCGAACGCGTCGCCGAGGAACTGATCGCCGCACACGAACGGGGCGCCACGGTACGGGTACTGCTCGACGGCGGACCGGTCGGCGGGGTCACCACGCGACAGGCCGCTCTCCTCGATTCGCTGGTCGCCGCGGGCGTCGAGGTGCGCGTGATCGCCGGTCCGCACGCCAGGTTCCGGTACCACCACGCCAAGTACGCCGTGGCCGACGACGCCGCGGTCGTGCTCACGGAGAACTGGAAACCCAGCGGCACCGGCGGCGGCGACAGCCGAGGATGGGGCGTCACCGTCCGGTCACCGCGGGCGGCCGACGCGCTCGCGGACCTGTTCCGCGCGGACGCCGGGTGGCGAGACGCCGTTCCGTGGGAGCGATACCGCGCGGGACGGTCGTTCGAGCGGACCGACGCGGCGACCGGATCGTACCCGTCACGCCACCCGCCGACGGAGATGCGAGTCGAGCGCGTGCGACTGCTGACCGCGCCCGGAAACGCGGAGTCGGCGGTCGTCGCGACCGTCGACGACGCGGACACCCGCGTCGACGTGCTCCAACCCACCGTCGACGACGGGCCGATGCTCGCGTCGCTGCGGCGCGCTGCCGAGCGGGGCGTGCGCGTGCGGTTGCTGCTGTCGAGTGCCTGGTACCTCGCCGAGGAAAACGCCGCGCTGGTGGCCGATCTGAACCGCTGGGCCGACGCCGCGGGCGTTCCCCTCGAAGCACGGGTCGCGGAGCCGGCCGGTCGCTACGGAAAGATCCACGCGAAGGGCGTCGTCGCAGACGACACCGCGCTCGTGGGGTCGCTCAACTGGAATCCCACGAGCGCACGCGAGAACCGCGAGGTCGTCGTCGCCTTGGAGGGCGAGGCGGTCGCCGAGTACTACCGCGGGAGCTTCGCGGCCGACTGGCGGGGCGGTCGAGGGAGGTCGTCCCGGCTCGAGGAACTGCCGCCGGCGGTCGCGATCGTCGCAGTCGGTGTCGTTGCCGCCGCGACGCTGTTCCTCCGGCGACGGCTGACGATCGAGGACACGGACGGGGAGCCGAGTCGCGACGACACCGACCGCGACGGGCCGATCGGATGA